DNA from Blastocatellia bacterium:
TTCGGCCCACGCGCGACCTGCGGGTCGAAGCTCAGGCTGCGGACATGACGATCTTCGGCGGCGGTGTCGGCGATCAAATTGGCTCGTCGGTGAGTGCGGGCGATGTTAATGGTGATCAGATCGAAGACTTGCTCATTGCCAGCCCCTTTGCCGATACCTGCACGGCCGGTCAACGTCCAAAAGCCGGCGTCACCTTTGTCGTCTACGGTAGGCGTTAAAGGGCGGCAGTTTGCTGAGGGCGTCCGCGCTGACCGGCTGCACCGGCCTCACCGGCGTTCTGTTATCTGTGTCCTGAGCATGACGTGCTGCGGTCTGTAACAGAAGCCAGCATGGATCAGCACTCAGCAGCGTAGCTGGTTTGAACCCTGAGGAGTAGCGTTTCAGCTCTGTTCTGCATGGAGGATTCATGTTCAGGAAGTTCGTAGTCGCGGTCGTCACATGTTTTTGGTTGATTCAATCTGGTGTCTCGTTGGTATCAGCTTCATTGCCGGCAAAAGTGGACCTATCGGTTGCTGGGGCAGCGGATCAACTCATCTACAATGCCGACAGCGGCGACGCGCGTTCCGGTCAACAGGTGTGGCAATCGGTGGCCGCTGGCGACGTCAATGGCGACGGCGTCAAAGATATTTTGGTGGGCGTTCCCTACGGGCAAGGACCCGATAACCGCCGACAACTGAGTGGAGAAGTCTTGATCTTCTTTGGTCGCGTCGGCGCCGATACCATGACGACCGTTCGAGACGCTGCCAGACCATCTCCACCGCAAGGAACAGGCGCCGACGTGATTGTGTACGGCCCAAACCGATCGTCATTCGGACATTCGATTGCCTGCGCCGATTTCAACGGAGACCGCGTTGATGATTTGCTGGTCGGCGCGTTCACTGCCACCAAGCCAGCCATCGGTGGGAGTCAGCAAGCGGTGTTAGCCGGCGCTGCTTACGTGATCTTGGGGAGCAGTATGCTCACGAGCAGGACTCGGATTGACTTGGATCAGAGCAATGCTGCTCGCGCCAACGTGAGAATCTATGGCGCTCATGTGACCTCGCTCACAGGCTATGCTGTGGCCGCCGGTGACCTCAATGGCGATGGACTGGCGGACGCCATTGTCGGGGCGCCGGGAGCCAATAAGGCCGGCATGGCGCAGGCGTTTGGAGCGGCTTACATTTTGCTGGGCCGCGCTTCGCTTGGCGGCGTGGTAGATTTGGCTATCGCGCCCGGTCAGGCCTCTGGTCCGAGCGCTGTTGTGTTCGGTGCAGAGGCTACCGGTCGGACGGTGGGTGATCAATTGGGCGCGGCGCTTGCGGCGGGCGACGTCAGTGGTGATGGCGTTGACGATTTGATTGTCAGCGCTCCGTTGGCCGATGGGCCGCAAAATCAACGACGCGATGCTGGTGAAGTTTATGTGATTGCAGGTGGGGCTGGTTTGAGTGCTGGAGCTGTATTTGATCTTGCCACTTCTTCATCTGCTGTATTGATTCTGGGCGCGGGAGCTGAGGATCAAATCGGGCTGTCGTTGGCATCGGGTGATCTCAACGGTGATGGAATCAGCGATCTGATTATCGGCGCGCCCATGAAAGACGGGGCTGCCGGTGATGACGTAGGAGCAGTTTATGTTGTCTTTGGTAGCCGCGCGTTGCTGGCCGGAGTCACTCGCGATCTTCAATCGAGCATGGGCGGGTATGACCTGTTCATCACTGGGCCTGGCCGGAGAAGCACATTCGGTCAGGCTGTTGCCGCCGGCGATGTCAACGGCGACCGGATTGCTGATCTGATTGTCTCGGCGGACGGAGCCGCCAATGAGAAGAATGTGACGAGCGGCATTGTCTCCGTCGTGTTTGGCCGCATGAGCGGCGCAACAGCCTCGAACTCAGCGTCGCTTGTGCAGCCGACCGGCCCTGATGTGACCATTTTGGGCGTTGATGAAGGCGATCGGCTGGGATTTGCGCTGGCTGCGGGCGATGTCAATGGCGACAGGATCGCGGATGTGCTGATGGCTGCGCCGGGAGGTGATGGACCGGCGAACAATCGTTCAAACTGCGGCGAAACCTATGTGGTGTATGGTGAATCATGAGCGCCGGGCGGTCATCCCCGATTGACCGAGCGGATTTCGTCAATGAATGAGTTGAAGTTGTGAAGAAATCGCCCATGCGCTCCGGGCGCACCACGTTGGATGAGAATGCCTTTTCGTTAGTGTGTTTCGCGGGCCTATTTCCCCGTGGGCCTATTCCCCAAGGAATCACCCTTATGCTCCTCGCTCGCCACGAAGCATGAAAATGGTTATCTCCAGAGGGGCGCCGTCGGCGCTTGGCTCTGCCGGCGCACTCCAAGAGAGAGTCAGGAGCGTATGAGGATGCGTTTTGGAGTGCGGTGGCAAGCCCGCGGGGCGCGACGCCGCTTTGGTCTGGTGCGGCGTGTCAGGGCAGAAAGCGCCGTCGGCGCTTGGCTCTGCCGGCGCACTCAAGATAAAGTCAGGAATCGCCCATGAGCTCTGCGCTGACCACGAACGATGGAAATACAATTCTTTCGTGAGCTTCGTGTGTTTCGTGGGCTATTTTCAGAGGAGCGATGGCCTCGATCACGGATTGATTTTTCCTTTTACTTCCTCAATCGTGCAGAGCACATCGTAGTTGGCGCAGAGTTTCACACCCGTCGGTTTCTCCGGCATAGGAATCTCCGCACTGGTTGAGCTATTGCCTGTGATACGCCCTGTCAATCGCATGGTGCGGCCTTTGCCGAACTCAACATAGATCGGCAATGGCATGACGAAATCAGGGGAGACATTGCTCTGTTCAATTTTGATCTTCAGCACTGGCTTTCCGCCGGCGCCGGCGTCCACGTTGTATTGGAGCTTGTAATGCGGCAGGTCAGTGCCGTAGACCCACTGGTTGAAGAACCAATCCATGCGGCCATTACCGGCTTGATCCATGTCAGGCGTCATGTGTTTTTCAACGATACGTTTGAAGTCTTCAGTTGAGGCTGCCTGGTGCAGGTGGGATTGCACAAAATCCCGCATCATGGCGATGAAGCGGTCGTCCTGGCGTCCGGCCGGCGCCCTGGTGTCCATCATCATCATGCGCAGCATGTGGAGAATGAACGCGCCTTTACGGTAGACCAAAAACGCGTAGGCGCCGGCTGTTCGCGCCGTATCCATACGGCTGCCCAACCAAATTGGAGCCACATCGTTGGGTCGCATGGAGACATTGTTAAGCCCGAGCGGATATTTTTTGGTGATGTAGTTGTGTTCTTCTTGCCAGAATTTCAAGAACCGTTCTTGCCGGCGCTGCGGATCTTTGTGGAAAGCATATTGCAGGTAGAGCGAGGCAGAGAATTCGGCGAATCCCTCTGAGAGCCATTGATCGTGGTACGTTTTCCAACTGACCAGGTGACCCCACCATTGGTGTGCGACTTCATGCGGGCCGACGACATCCGTGAACTTGGTCACCGTTGCGCCCATGCCTAACACTTTCCGTTGCGTTGCGTCGAGGAAGGCGATGTAGGGCATGTAGACGAGCATCGGCCAACTTTGTCCGAAAAATGCGGCAGGTTGCTGAGACATGACGATGCGGCCATAGGGATTGACGCCGAAATATTGATTAAAAATTCGGATGGAGTTCAATGCCTCAACCAACGAACTATTGGCCAATCCGGCGGTTGACAAATTGCCGACCGGCATTTCTTTGCCGATGTCTTCTTCTTTTTCCATCTGCTCATAGATTTGGCGTATTTCTTTCAGTTCATTAGGCTCATCTTTGTTGGTGAACACACTGATTGTGAATCCTTGGTCTTGCCTCTCCAGCACGCGGAAGTCGCCGTAGTTGAATCCGGCAACGGCCAGCGGAAATTCGCTGATCCACTGTGAGCAGGCGTATTTTCCATCTTTCCATTCCCGGACTTTTTTTCCGGTAGCGACCATTTGCAAATTGGACGGAATCCGAAACGTCATATCAAACGTCGCGCGGTCGCCGAACGTGGTTTGCCAGTTATTGGGATACCAGGTGTCGCGGCAAGCCGGATTCAGGATGTAGTTGCCGCCGCCGCTATCTTGCACCGCTTCGGGTCCGCGATACTCGATCGTCAGCGTGTAGGCGCGTTGTGTGAGAGCTTCAGGATAAACGACGCCGAATGCGCCGCCTTCTTCATGCTCAACGTGAATGAATGGAAGCGTCGCCCCATTGTCATCCAGCACGCGACTGACGCGGAGCCGCGGGAAGAGCGCCATTTGAATCAGGCGCAAGCCCGGCATGCGAGGCACAAACGTCACCTGAGCGGAGGCCGTCAGTTGTTCGTTGCGTTCGATCAATGAATCAATGCGAACGTGGGTGATGTCATACTCCAGATGATTTTCGTTGGATGAAGCGGTGCCCCGTTTGTAGTCGTCTTCAAAGTGACAGAGCGACCAGATGCCTTGTGTATTGCGGTCGTAGCTGATGAGCGCCACTTCCTCAGGGCTCGGCAGATTCGGAACGGCTCCCAATGGGTCAACCACGTAGATCAGCTTCTTGAGCTTCTGGCCTTTGATGAACGCGGTGAAGAACCCTTTGTCTTTTCGTGTGGGGGTGTAGAGGTCTGAGAGAATGCGCAATTCAATGGTCGCGCGCAGTTGGCGGCGGAGTTCGCGTTGATGGTTTTTGAAATCATCTTTGACGCTCTCGGGCGCAGGTCGGCTCGCCGGAGTCAATTTCGTCTTGAGTTCATCGAAGGTGGCATCGGTGAAGTAGAGGATGAGTTGCTCAAACGGCTCGTTGATCTGTGTCGGGTCTTCAGCGTCCTGAAGCAGATGGCGTAGGAAATTGCGATCGGTTTGAGTTGATGGTCGCATGGTGAATCGCCCACGCCCGACGAACACGGCGCCGGTAACGCGCTCCATGACCGGATTGAAGAAGTAGAATGTGCCTTCATCGAAGCGGAATCGTCCGACATCCCGTTTCAGTTCAACGTTGGAGGCAACCATGGAATTATCGCTGAAGCCGATCTCGCGCAGTTGCGTGAAGATGGGATCGCCGGGGGGCTTGCCGCCCACGTCAATTTGTTCGATCAGGCGGGCGATTTGTAGTTTGATGTCAACCGTCAGTTTTTGTCCCTCACGGAGTTGAACGACCTGTTGCCCGCCGGAGTCCATGCCGGGGGCCCAGGCGCGCAGACCGTATGTGCCCGGTCGCAAGCCGGTGAAAGCATAAGCGCCCTTGCCATCACAGAGGCTTGTTTGAGCGGCGCCCGTCTGTTGATTGATCAGCGTGACCGTTGCCTGTGCAACGACAGCTCCTTGCGGGTCGGTGACAACGCCTGAGAGTTCCGAAACGACAGTTCCGGCAGTGCGGTCAGCGGCCAACGAGGGCATCAAAAGGAGGCCGATGAGCATCAGCGATTTCAGTTTCATAAATCTACCCCCGCTCTAACATGAGCGCGGAAGTATAACACACCATCCGACGCCCACAAGTTTGCTCCCTTTCGACATTCCCGCCGATGAGCTATCATTAGATGCCCTGTATGCAAGTTCGCTGTCCTCAATGTGGCAAGCAAACACCCTGGGAAGGCAACCAGTTTCGCCCGTTTTGTTCTGAACGATGTCGGCTGATTGATTTAGGCAAGTGGGCCGATGGTCAATATGTGATTGCCGGTGAACGGGCAAGTTCGTCGGATGTCCCCGGCAAGGAGCAGTCGGATGTGGATTCCTCATTGATTCATTGAGGCAGGGCTATGATGCAATCGGAGCGTCGAGCGTTAGAGTCACGTTCATCCACCTCGACCCGATGGCTCGCGGCCATCGTGGTGGTGGGCATGATTGCTGCGGCTGGATATTTGATCTTCAGCCGCGAATCCTCGTTCGCGCCGTCACGGGCAATGGTTGACGGATTGCCGGGAACGATTGGGGTGGCTCGCGCCGCGCCTGATTTGCCGGCGCGAACGCTGGATGGCCAACCGTTACGACTAAGCGAGCTAAAAGGAAAAGTTGTCATCCTGAATTTCTGGGCGACGTGGTGCGCCAGTTGTCGGAGCGAGATTCCGCACCTGGCCAGCCTCGCCGAGAAATATGGCAAACAAGGCGTCGAGGTAGTCGGTTTATCTGTTGAAGACCCAAGCGCTGACCGAGACAAAGTGCAACGATTCAAAGAGCGGTTCCGCATGGGGTACACGGTGGGCTTCAGCTCACAGGAACTGCTGGAAGCCTATGTTGGCCCTGGTCAGCAGCCCATTCCGCAATCACTGGTGTTTGACCGGCAAGGACGATTGCAAGCGCACCTGGTCGGTTTTGATCCACGTCGTGATCCACCCCGCTTGGAAAGCCTGATTACACGCTTGCTGTGAGGTGGTCTTGTCGGACGGGAAGCGCGAGTGTTATAGTACAAAGCGATGCGATTGGGAAAATTCAAACTGCCGACTGAGCCGCGCGGCTGGCTCTCGCAATTGACGCTTGCTGCGGTGTTCATGGCGCTGCTGTTGGGCGGCATTGGTCTCCTGTTGACAGTTCCCGACCAAGAGCGAGCGGTCATTGAAATTATCACCGATCCCGATGGCGCCACCGTTCAAATTGACGGCACGACGATTGGTCAAACACCGATTCGTTACTTGCTCCCGGAAGGTGAACACGAAATCATCATCTCCAAGGATGGCTACCAGGTAGTGAGTCGCCGTATCTTTGCCGAAGCACGCTCGCTCACCGGTAACAAGTACACATTTGGGTTAGTGCCTACAGCGGCGATGCTCGCCGGACAGGAGAAGGCTGAACGGATTCGCACACTAAAACGACAGATCGAAGAGGCGCTCAAGCGCGGCGACTTTATCGTGCCGGAAAATGCTAGCGCCTGGTATTACCTGAATCAGCTTCAGGAATTGGACCCCTCTGACCCGATGATCGGCAAGCTTCGTGAAAGCATTCGCCGGTTTCTCAAACAACAGGCCACGACTCCCCAACTGCGGAGACACTTGTCGTAGACCGATCTTCAGGGAGTAGTTTGTTTGCGAAAATCGCCGACGAGCATCCCTGTGTCGGAAGCAGAGCAGCCAGAGCACTCGCTCCCTGATCAATGAAGTCCTTTGCGCTCTTGGCTTCTTAGTGAACGTGCGCCATACGGAATCAAGGCTCGATGATCGTTGATGGTGTCTTCTGAGCAAACGCTAGCATGATGTCGCCGAGGTTTAAGTGAAGTGTTCGATCTTGTAGGCGCAGAGCGTGTATGAGATGCGTGAGGATTTTGCCGAGCGGAGGACTCATTCGTCTCAGACGGTCTGTGAACAAGCGGACGCTCATGGGCTTGCCAACAGATGTGATCTGAAGCGGGCGAAAGCCTGTCAGCTCCAGCAAGCGACTCAACGTGTGCGGCGTGAAAAAGAAGTAGTGGTCAGGGATCAACTGTCGCCACCGCGTCTTTAAGAGTCGAAACCAAATCGTTTGAATGTTAGGCGTCTCGATGAGTAGGATGCCGCCGGAGTTGAGCAGCCGATGAACCTCGTGCAACGTTTGACGCGGCGAATCCAGATGCTCAAGCACGTGGAGCATGACCACTACATCAAACCGGTTGGCCGGGTAAGCTGCTTCGGGCAGTGTGCCTGTTGTGACATCGAGCCGATGGCGGTCGCGGGCCAGGGCGCTGGTCTGAGGATCAGGCTCGACGCCGGCCACCTGGAATCCGGCCTGCGCCGCCAATTGTAGGAATTCGCCTGTGGCGCAGCCGATTTCCAGCAGGCGGCCATGCCGGATGAACCGTTGTAACCGCCGCAGCCGATCAGCAAACAGCTTTTCTCGCCAAGGCCCTTCAGCCGCTTCAACTGATGCGTCAACCAGGCCAAGCGCCTCAACACGCGCGGCCAGCGCCCGCGACTTTCCTTGGTCCGTCGTAGCGAAGGTGAAATCGTGGCGCCGCTGCCCGACATACATCAAGCCACACTGTTGACAACGCACCAGCGGGCCGTCGAGTCGTTCGCAGGTGAGCACAAGCCTCGCCTGAGTGCTGCCACAGAGGTCACAAGGCCGAATCATCACGGCACAGTTGTATCGCACGCTGGGACGAGATTCAAGACTCGTAGGCTTTGAGTACCAACGCAGGCAACCGAGGGGCGGGGCCTTGAAGGAAAAGACGGCGGGAAGAACAAGCCACAACGCCGCATTCGATAGACCTTGTCCGCATAATGCCAAAATCGTCTCGTGAAAAGACACGCTGCTTGTGCGCCACCTCTTGCACGCCTGGCAGCGATGAGCCAGAGCCTCACACGTTTGCGATCTCTGGCGCGCTGTCTGCCATCTTGAGTCTTCGAGGGAACTTCACTACACTTTCCGCGTGTCAACGAGTGACATGACTTGGAGGAGATGCAAGTAGTATGGCACGATCTCGGCTCAGCACCATCGTTCAAGTGACAGGTATTGCGCTGGCCTGTGTGTTCGTCTTTGGCGCAGACCTCGTCTGGTTAACTGATGAGGCGCCGGCGCAAGATCAAAATAGGATCATCATCGGGGCTCCGCTCAGTGGCGATGATTGGCCTATTGGCACGTCGCAATCCATTCGATGGGCAACGAATTTTTCGCCGTCGCATGGTTCGTTGTCTGATGTGAGAATAACGGTGGAATTACTGGGCGAGGCCGGTTCACAGGAACTGCTGCTGGATGATGGCGAGCAAGATTTGTCATTCGATCAAGGTGATCGGATTGTGGTGTTGCGGATCACGCCGCCGAGCTATCCGGCGACGTTGGAAGCGATCCGCGTGCTTGTGCCGGCGATCACAGGGCAACCTGAACGTGAACGCGACATCACGCTCTACTATTTCGCCGACGAGCAAGGCAGCGGCTCGCCGCCATCGCCGCAACGATTTCTGACCCAGCCGGCGCGTGTCCGAACCAGCGGCAGCTTCACCGAGATTCGCGTTGAGCAAGCCACGCTGCCCACCTTACGGCAGGGCGATTTCTACATCGGTTATTTGATTGAGGCACCGACAGGTGGATTCGTTTATCCGATTGATCGCGATAATACGCAGCGCCGCACCTTCATTGCGGACCGAGGTGGAGACCAGTTTCGTGATGCCACGTTTCCTGATCCCAATGGATTTCAGGTTTCCGGCAATCTGATGGTTCGCGCCCGCGTCAATGTATTGGCCACCCGCATTCCGTTGACGCCTCCCGGCGGCGTGCCCAACACGGGTGAATTCTGCTGGAAAGTCAGGTTGTCGGAAGGCCAGGAACCGATGATGGGATCGGAGCGGCGACCGGCTCGCATCAAAGTCTCGGCCACCATCAATGGGCAAGAAGTGGCCAGCAGCAACGAAGTGCAATTTAGTATCAGCCGGGCATTGCAATCCATTCGTGTGACCTCACCATCGTCCGGTGAGATCTGGCGCGATCAAGAGGAACGGATCATTCGCTGGGATGCCGAACGGTTGGTCGGCGATGTGCGCATCGAATTATTGCGGTTTACCGATTCGGCCACGCAACCTTCAGAAGTCTTTTGTTTGTTCGATGGCGAAGACGTATTGGCCAGGCAACGCTCCTGGCAGGTTGGGCAGCGCACGCCAGGATTCTACAAGATCAGAGTCTCCAGCAGTCTGGATCATCGCATATTCGATGACAGCGACTTTTTCGTCATTGATCAACGCGCCAAACGGTCGCTCACCTGGGAAGATTGGGCCCCGTTGATGCCACAAGGCGGCGACTTGGCTCTCTCGGCTTCAAGCGCGGGCACGTGCGGCATTCACTTTGTGCCCGATGCCTCTGGCGCTTCGCTTCAAATTGTCGCGCCCAATGGCGGCGAAGTGTTTCGGCCAGGTGATCGCGTCAATATCGTGTGGGGTTCGCAAAAGCTTCGCGCGGGCACAAAGGTGCGCATTGTCTTGTTCGATTACACCAAGAATCCGGTCGTTCAAGAAACGCTCTTTAGTGGCGTGGAAAACACGGGCTTGATGGTCTGGACGGTGCCGTTCCGTTTGTCGGAAGCGGTCAAGGTCGGCGTCGTGAGTGAGTATAATCCCAATGTGGCGGATGTCAGTGATGGCACTTTCTCCATCGGCATTCCCAATCAAGGTCGGATTCGAATCCTGATGCCTGATGGCGGCGAAGAGTTTCAGGTCGGTCAGGAAACGCGCTTGGTCTGGATCTCTGAAGGTAATGATGTAGGCAGCCAGGTGCGCATTGATATTTCGTTCGACAACGGGATCAGTTGGCGCGTCTTGTGCAACGACGTGCGCTGCACGCAGGCTGCCAATAATGGAGATTTTCGCTTAGGTCTCAACTTCCCACCGAGCGATTGTGTTAAAGTGCGTGTGGTCAGTCGCAGTCGTCCACAGATTTCAGATACGTCGAATTGTAGCTTCCGCATCGTCCCGCCGCGCCCGCCTGATCCCAATGCGCCTAAGTGCCCACCGAAACCGCAGCGATAACCTGCTGAAGCGCGGGTTGCGCAGACTGAACTCCAGCGGCGGTCATTGCGGGAGCGAAGGACGCTGGCGATGATCTGATTGAAGCGCGGGTCGCGCGGATTGACCGGATCAGTCCGACCCGCGCTCTGTGCTCATTCTAAGTAACGTGACAAAAGTTCGTGGCGTTTTTCGAGTGCTGCGACGTGTCGCAGCTTTGACCGGAAAGCGGTGACACGTCACCGCACGCCAAAACGTCCCGTCCCTGCAAAATCTCCCAGACCTTTTGTCCATCTCCTTAGGGAGCCGTCTACTTACTCTGAAGCAGGGCCTGATAGAGACGCTCTGTTTCTGTCACCATCCGTTCTTGGTTGAATAGGGCTTCAACGCGGCGGCGACCGGCCTGCCCCATTATCTGCGCCTCAAGTGGATTGCGCGCGAGCCGGAGCATCGCGTTGGCGAGCGCCTGCGGCTCGTTCGGTGCAATGAGCAGTCCCGTCTCGCCATCTACAACGACTTCGGGGATGCCATCAACGGCGCTGGCAATGACCGGCTTGCCGGCAGCCATCGCTTCTAAGATGGAGAGCGGCAATCCTTCAAACCGCGAAGGCAAGACAAAAACATCGAATATACGAAGCAACGCCGGAACGTCCCGCCGATAGCCAGTGAAAATCACCTCCTCGGTCAGATGTAGCTCACGGGCTAGCCGCTGCAACGCCCCGCGCATCGGGCCATCGCCGACAATGACGCATTTGAGCGAAGCAAATTCCTTTCTAGCAATGGCGGCTGCTGCCAGCAAAACATCGTATGCTTTCTGAGCGGTGAGTCGTCCCACAGCGCCAATAACCATGTCCCCGGATGTCAAACCGAGCGCGCATCGCGTCTGTTGATCATCCACTCCTGCATCGAATCGTCGTAAATCAATGCCGTGATAAATCGTCACTGTGCGATGTGGATCAAGCTTGTAATGCTTCAAAGCCACTTGCCGGTTCAATTCTGATTCAACAATCGTCATGTCAATGTACTGTTGAGCGAGCAGCAACATGGCCTGTCCTTTCCAGGTAAAACGACGTGGATCGAGGGTCGGCAGATGATTGGTAGTCACGATCACAGGGGCGCCAGCCCATTTGGCAGCGATGATGGCGAATCGGCAGGAGTAGGGGTCAGGCATGTTGACGTGGAGAATATCTGTTGGGTGCCGGCGCAGATGTTGCATCAGGCTGATGAGCTGGCGAGAGTCAAACCGTCCGGCGCGGCTTGCCTTGCCCGTTTCAAGCACGTGAACCTGGATGCCAAGTTGAGCCATCCGGTCGAGCAACGGAGCCAACGCCTGCTCATCAACGCAGACGAATCGAATGTCGTACCGGCGTTGATCCAACCCACTGATGAGCAAGTAGAGGTATTCTTCGGCGCCGCCCAGCTCGTGCGCGTCGCTGAAGTAGGTAAGGCGAATGCGTTCGCGCTCAGTTGTTCGTTGTTGCTCCTGCGTCACGCTCACTACCTTATGATCGTTATGCTTTTCTGGCGTAGACTTCAATTCCCAAGCAGTAGTCAGCCGGCGCATGCAGCAGTGTGTGATAGAGTTGAGCTGGCATCAGGGCAATGCGGCGAGTGATTGAATACATCCACCAAAAAGGCGAGCGTTTTGTATGAACATCGCCAAGCTGCTGGCGCAGCCGCTCCAGCCAGCCTTGCAGTGGTCCGGGCAGGTGAATATCCGGTGAAATGAACGTCAGCAACACAGGCTGAAAGCCGCATGCGCGAAGCAATCGCGTCAACGTTTCGGCGGTGAAAAAACTCAGATGCTCAGGCGGCTTAAATTCTCGCCATTGGTCGGGCTGCCGCCGGGCGCGAAGATGGCCGGTGTTGGGCGTAGAGATGGCCAGCAAACCGCCCGGTTTGAGCAGCCGATGCGCTTGTTGCAATTGACGGCGCGGGTCCACCACATGCTCAATATATTCCCACATGGTGATGACGTCGAAGAGGTCTGATTCAGCAGCAAAAGCGTCGAGGCTTGAGTGAATCGGTTGCCCCAGCAACGCTTCAGCCGTCATGACGACGGCCGGAGCGATTTCCACGCCCTCAACGGACCAGCCGCGCGTCTGAGCCACATGCAAGAAATAGCCGGCTGCGCAGCCTACATCGAGCAATCGGCCAGGCCGGCAGTAGGTCTCCAACAAGCTTAATCGAGCTGAGGCTTGCTGCTCGATCCAGGGTCGCTCGGCTGCGTAGTCAGCGTAGCCGTGCGCATCGGCGCTGTGAAAGTAATTAGGATTTTGGTAAATCGCCATCACGCATTCGGCGCTCGGTGGCGGATGGACGTAGATGAAGCCGCAGCGTTGGCAGCGGACGATGTCGTATCCATTCTTGTGCAACACGTGATGAGGTTGATGTTCCAGACAGACAGCGCAGCTCATTGTCGCACCGGGCGGTTGACCTGATAGTGGTCGAGTTGATCCACCAGGTGTTGTCCAATCGCTCTCCAAGCATATTGCTGCACGTGTTGAAAAGCGGCTCTGCTCAGGCGCTCGCGCAGAGTCGCATCCGAGAGCAAATAGACGACGGCCGTGGCAAAATCATTCGGCGTATCAGCAATCCAGATGTTTTCCATGTGCGTGTAATCGAGCCCTTCAGCTCCTTTCGATGTTGAGATGACAGGGATACCATGCGCCCATGCCTCCAGGATTTTGATGCGTGTGCCGCTGCCATGTCGCAGTGGGACGACCATGACGGCAATTCGATTTAGGTAAGGCGCCAGATCAGGCACAAAGCCCGCCACGCGAATTTGCTCATCGC
Protein-coding regions in this window:
- a CDS encoding carboxypeptidase regulatory-like domain-containing protein, translated to MKLKSLMLIGLLLMPSLAADRTAGTVVSELSGVVTDPQGAVVAQATVTLINQQTGAAQTSLCDGKGAYAFTGLRPGTYGLRAWAPGMDSGGQQVVQLREGQKLTVDIKLQIARLIEQIDVGGKPPGDPIFTQLREIGFSDNSMVASNVELKRDVGRFRFDEGTFYFFNPVMERVTGAVFVGRGRFTMRPSTQTDRNFLRHLLQDAEDPTQINEPFEQLILYFTDATFDELKTKLTPASRPAPESVKDDFKNHQRELRRQLRATIELRILSDLYTPTRKDKGFFTAFIKGQKLKKLIYVVDPLGAVPNLPSPEEVALISYDRNTQGIWSLCHFEDDYKRGTASSNENHLEYDITHVRIDSLIERNEQLTASAQVTFVPRMPGLRLIQMALFPRLRVSRVLDDNGATLPFIHVEHEEGGAFGVVYPEALTQRAYTLTIEYRGPEAVQDSGGGNYILNPACRDTWYPNNWQTTFGDRATFDMTFRIPSNLQMVATGKKVREWKDGKYACSQWISEFPLAVAGFNYGDFRVLERQDQGFTISVFTNKDEPNELKEIRQIYEQMEKEEDIGKEMPVGNLSTAGLANSSLVEALNSIRIFNQYFGVNPYGRIVMSQQPAAFFGQSWPMLVYMPYIAFLDATQRKVLGMGATVTKFTDVVGPHEVAHQWWGHLVSWKTYHDQWLSEGFAEFSASLYLQYAFHKDPQRRQERFLKFWQEEHNYITKKYPLGLNNVSMRPNDVAPIWLGSRMDTARTAGAYAFLVYRKGAFILHMLRMMMMDTRAPAGRQDDRFIAMMRDFVQSHLHQAASTEDFKRIVEKHMTPDMDQAGNGRMDWFFNQWVYGTDLPHYKLQYNVDAGAGGKPVLKIKIEQSNVSPDFVMPLPIYVEFGKGRTMRLTGRITGNSSTSAEIPMPEKPTGVKLCANYDVLCTIEEVKGKINP
- a CDS encoding TlpA family protein disulfide reductase; amino-acid sequence: MMQSERRALESRSSTSTRWLAAIVVVGMIAAAGYLIFSRESSFAPSRAMVDGLPGTIGVARAAPDLPARTLDGQPLRLSELKGKVVILNFWATWCASCRSEIPHLASLAEKYGKQGVEVVGLSVEDPSADRDKVQRFKERFRMGYTVGFSSQELLEAYVGPGQQPIPQSLVFDRQGRLQAHLVGFDPRRDPPRLESLITRLL
- a CDS encoding PEGA domain-containing protein, whose translation is MRLGKFKLPTEPRGWLSQLTLAAVFMALLLGGIGLLLTVPDQERAVIEIITDPDGATVQIDGTTIGQTPIRYLLPEGEHEIIISKDGYQVVSRRIFAEARSLTGNKYTFGLVPTAAMLAGQEKAERIRTLKRQIEEALKRGDFIVPENASAWYYLNQLQELDPSDPMIGKLRESIRRFLKQQATTPQLRRHLS
- a CDS encoding DNA gyrase inhibitor YacG, coding for MPCMQVRCPQCGKQTPWEGNQFRPFCSERCRLIDLGKWADGQYVIAGERASSSDVPGKEQSDVDSSLIH
- a CDS encoding integrin alpha — its product is MFRKFVVAVVTCFWLIQSGVSLVSASLPAKVDLSVAGAADQLIYNADSGDARSGQQVWQSVAAGDVNGDGVKDILVGVPYGQGPDNRRQLSGEVLIFFGRVGADTMTTVRDAARPSPPQGTGADVIVYGPNRSSFGHSIACADFNGDRVDDLLVGAFTATKPAIGGSQQAVLAGAAYVILGSSMLTSRTRIDLDQSNAARANVRIYGAHVTSLTGYAVAAGDLNGDGLADAIVGAPGANKAGMAQAFGAAYILLGRASLGGVVDLAIAPGQASGPSAVVFGAEATGRTVGDQLGAALAAGDVSGDGVDDLIVSAPLADGPQNQRRDAGEVYVIAGGAGLSAGAVFDLATSSSAVLILGAGAEDQIGLSLASGDLNGDGISDLIIGAPMKDGAAGDDVGAVYVVFGSRALLAGVTRDLQSSMGGYDLFITGPGRRSTFGQAVAAGDVNGDRIADLIVSADGAANEKNVTSGIVSVVFGRMSGATASNSASLVQPTGPDVTILGVDEGDRLGFALAAGDVNGDRIADVLMAAPGGDGPANNRSNCGETYVVYGES
- a CDS encoding class I SAM-dependent methyltransferase, which encodes MLTCERLDGPLVRCQQCGLMYVGQRRHDFTFATTDQGKSRALAARVEALGLVDASVEAAEGPWREKLFADRLRRLQRFIRHGRLLEIGCATGEFLQLAAQAGFQVAGVEPDPQTSALARDRHRLDVTTGTLPEAAYPANRFDVVVMLHVLEHLDSPRQTLHEVHRLLNSGGILLIETPNIQTIWFRLLKTRWRQLIPDHYFFFTPHTLSRLLELTGFRPLQITSVGKPMSVRLFTDRLRRMSPPLGKILTHLIHALRLQDRTLHLNLGDIMLAFAQKTPSTIIEP